In Plasmodium gaboni strain SY75 chromosome Unknown, whole genome shotgun sequence, one DNA window encodes the following:
- a CDS encoding exported protein (PHISTa) — protein MNKKNCSILTFYLSHANLKGTLRYTSFKFLCLSVYMIGFYYIFLNTSLQNKGLENVKNCNIYERNLGEAEKESNGSQWKKNLKVKNEDINKTKHNTSNMKCNEEKVEENKHNSINHDDENNHVENKSNSSTNNINYNDMSKKLTEKELLDVLNSLEECPHTKDLGNIWTHAVHVVKEGLDDIKKDLKESIKNYLDNDFSDTTSCIKKKLVYATIWEENIAKFNRTVEREQEKYTNDFFNLIKDESTLDDIRKFIYSFIEFFKILKEELYQDHQKELFLKIEKVSVVEN, from the exons AAAAGGAACATTACGTTATACCTCATTTAAATTCCTTTGCTTAAGTGTATATATGATTGGATTTtactatatttttttgaat aCATCATTACAAAATAAGGGCCTAGAAAATGTTAAaaattgtaatatatatgaacgCAATTTAGGTGAAGCAGAAAAAGAAAGTAACGGTTCACAATGGAAAAAGAATTTGAAAgttaaaaatgaagatataaataaaacaaaacaCAATACAAGTAATATGAAATGTAATGAAGAAAAAGTAGAGgaaaataaacataatagTATTAATCATGATGATGAGAATAATCATGtggaaaataaaagtaatagttctacaaataatataaattataatgatatgtcaaaaaaattaacagAAAAGGAATTATTAGATGTATTAAATTCATTAGAAGAATGCCCACACACAAAAGATCTTGGAAATATATGGACTCATGCAGTTCATGTTGTAAAAGAAGGTTTGGATGATATAAAGAAAGATTTAAAGGAATccataaaaaattatctaGATAATGATTTTTCTGATACTACTTCTtgtattaaaaagaaaCTTGTATATGCAACTATATGGGAAGAAAATATTGCAAAATTTAATAGAACTGTAGAACGTGAACAGGAAAAATATACTaatgatttttttaatttaattaaagATGAAAGTACACTTGATGATATaagaaaatttatttattcattcatagaattttttaaaatattaaaagaagaattatATCAAGATCATCAAAAGGAATTATTTCTAAAAATTGAGAAAGTTTCGGTGGTTgaaaattaa